In Candidatus Margulisiibacteriota bacterium, the genomic stretch AGTATGTCCTTTGAGCTTGGTAAGATGACTGCCTATACGTACATAAGTTTCGTTGAAAAAAAAGATTGGTTCGCTTTTAGCCGGAGCAATACGCAGTAAAACTATAGGTTTTTGCTCACATTTAAATTCAAACACATCAAAATTAATCTTCGGATGCAAGTATTGACGCAGCCATAATTCTAAACCCTAATTGCCTTGTTTCGCTTTAGAAAAACGAAAGTTTGTGCCTATAATCCTATGGGTAATATCTTCCACTCCCCAGACCAAATATCCGTATTCTTTATTGGTCAGAGTTGCCCCATTGCTTAACGCGCTTATATATTCGCCTATTTTATGATTGTTTGTCGCGCCATTCAGCTTAAACTCTAGCCATTGTGTTTCCTGCGGTTCGGCGCACAATTTCAACAATAAACTTTGTAATTCCTCTTCGTCCATACTACACCCGTTATATTTTAGGCTTTTTCACTAAAAAAAGTAATACTGACTGACGTTCTCATGCCGCCAACTACGCTGACGAAAAGGCTCTGCTGATCGCGGCGCTGGCTTTTTACGCCGCACAACTGCGCGCGCGGCCGTTCGAGTGGTTTTTGCCGGTATCCAGCAGCGAGGTCAGGAAAACTTTTAAGAGTATAAATTAAACTAACACTCT encodes the following:
- a CDS encoding ATP-binding protein produces the protein MDEEELQSLLLKLCAEPQETQWLEFKLNGATNNHKIGEYISALSNGATLTNKEYGYLVWGVEDITHRIIGTNFRFSKAKQGN